In a single window of the Agrobacterium vitis genome:
- the tmk gene encoding dTMP kinase, producing the protein MSVGSGLFVTFEGGEGAGKSTQIRLLANALEPLGFAVVTSREPGGSPCAEALRHVLLSGAAEPFGVEMEAILFAAARNDHVEARLRPALLRGDVVLCDRFMDSSRVYQGATGNLSSAFIERLQAIAVDGVVPDLTIILDLPANIGLARAKNRAGALGEDAPDRFEKEEIAIHERRREAFLAIARAEPARCRVVDARAGIEQIAEEIFAAVKPLLPQNHGRH; encoded by the coding sequence GTGTCGGTTGGCAGCGGATTATTCGTAACATTCGAAGGCGGCGAGGGGGCGGGCAAGTCCACTCAGATCAGGCTTCTGGCGAACGCGCTGGAGCCACTGGGCTTTGCCGTTGTCACCAGCCGTGAGCCGGGTGGTTCACCCTGTGCCGAGGCCTTGCGACATGTGCTGCTGTCGGGTGCCGCCGAGCCGTTCGGGGTGGAAATGGAAGCCATCCTGTTTGCCGCCGCCCGCAATGACCATGTCGAAGCCCGGCTGCGTCCGGCGCTGCTGCGGGGTGATGTAGTCCTTTGCGATCGCTTCATGGATTCCTCGCGGGTCTATCAGGGCGCGACCGGCAATCTCTCTTCAGCCTTCATCGAGCGGCTGCAAGCAATTGCCGTGGACGGCGTGGTGCCGGACCTGACCATCATCTTGGATCTGCCGGCGAATATCGGACTGGCGCGGGCCAAAAACCGGGCGGGCGCTTTGGGGGAAGATGCACCTGATCGTTTCGAGAAAGAGGAAATCGCCATTCACGAACGCCGCCGCGAGGCTTTTTTGGCCATTGCGCGGGCCGAGCCTGCGCGTTGCAGAGTGGTAGATGCACGAGCCGGGATCGAGCAGATCGCCGAGGAGATTTTTGCTGCCGTGAAGCCGCTCCTGCCTCAAAACCACGGAAGGCACTAG
- a CDS encoding D-alanyl-D-alanine carboxypeptidase family protein, giving the protein MLVLLAALFYGIGLQTGAFAQGAAADTSTPAVYASEAKQVLLIEAETGSVLFEKNSDQPFTSASLSKMMVAEVVLDALKSGRLTLSQDFPVSEFAWRTGGAPSRTATMFAAVRSRVPVEALLKGVMVQMANDACLILAEGMAGSEQGFVKLMNERAAALGLKDSHFANATGLPDPGNKVSLKDMITLAQALKTNYPDFYPLYAQPDFEWNKIFQRNRNPLLGQSPGVDGLAAGFAEGEGYSIVASAQQNGVRLYLGLAGSESDKTRQEDAAKALAWGFSAFEKRRLFEAGQVIGEASVYGGEPAQVPLVSPQPVDVYLPVGASDKLEAKVIYPWPLRPGVTQGQQVGHLKVMLGDKVLRDMPLQAASPSTLGSLVKRTRDALVELLFSWV; this is encoded by the coding sequence ATGCTTGTGCTGCTTGCAGCACTTTTCTACGGCATAGGTCTCCAGACCGGCGCCTTTGCGCAAGGGGCGGCAGCCGACACGTCAACCCCCGCCGTCTATGCCAGCGAGGCCAAGCAGGTCCTGCTGATCGAGGCGGAAACTGGCAGCGTGCTGTTTGAAAAGAACAGCGATCAGCCCTTCACCTCGGCCTCTCTCTCCAAGATGATGGTTGCGGAAGTGGTGCTCGATGCGCTTAAATCCGGTCGCCTGACGCTGTCCCAGGACTTTCCCGTTTCCGAATTTGCCTGGCGCACCGGTGGCGCGCCGTCGCGCACGGCGACGATGTTTGCTGCTGTGCGCTCGCGCGTGCCGGTGGAGGCGCTGCTGAAGGGCGTTATGGTGCAAATGGCCAATGATGCCTGTCTTATCCTTGCCGAAGGCATGGCGGGATCGGAGCAGGGTTTCGTCAAGCTGATGAATGAGCGGGCGGCAGCGCTTGGCCTCAAGGACAGCCATTTCGCCAATGCAACCGGTCTTCCCGACCCCGGCAATAAAGTCAGCCTGAAGGATATGATCACGCTGGCGCAGGCGCTCAAGACCAATTATCCGGATTTTTACCCGCTTTATGCCCAGCCGGATTTCGAGTGGAACAAGATTTTCCAGCGCAATCGCAATCCGCTTCTCGGCCAGTCACCCGGTGTGGATGGCCTGGCAGCAGGGTTTGCCGAAGGAGAGGGCTATTCCATCGTCGCGTCCGCGCAGCAGAATGGCGTGCGGCTCTATCTGGGCCTGGCAGGCAGCGAAAGTGACAAGACCCGGCAGGAGGATGCGGCAAAGGCGCTTGCCTGGGGCTTTTCCGCTTTTGAGAAGCGCCGCCTGTTTGAGGCGGGGCAAGTGATCGGCGAGGCCAGCGTTTATGGTGGTGAACCGGCACAGGTGCCGCTGGTCTCGCCGCAGCCGGTCGATGTCTATCTGCCGGTTGGCGCAAGCGATAAGCTGGAAGCCAAGGTGATTTATCCCTGGCCGCTGCGGCCCGGCGTCACCCAGGGCCAGCAGGTCGGGCATTTGAAGGTCATGCTCGGTGATAAGGTCCTGCGCGACATGCCGCTTCAGGCCGCGTCACCATCGACGCTCGGCTCGCTGGTCAAACGCACCCGTGACGCACTGGTGGAATTGCTGTTTTCCTGGGTTTGA
- a CDS encoding septal ring lytic transglycosylase RlpA family protein: MAWVVLAGVAVTSCGANHDVSKVSTTKKRSKEYFAESAYGVKASPRVVENGPVPKGGGRRLVGNPYVVAGKVYKPRENPNYEASGLASWYGSAFHGRYTANGEVYDQYGISAAHPTMPLPSYARVTNLDTGSSVIVRVNDRGPFHANRLIDLSDKAAELLDVKGHGTAHVKVKYVGPADMTGHDMPYLMASYVRKGQRVPGVDPFGGGQIASGVMVASNAPQQNFFGRFAGPASASAPQPKTAKPVIASAPASAYGSNSYPASASANAPRPVQRQPVAVSRPEPTRVEPARVEQTREWQAPAIASAEPMPQPRNAASTGVARREMAPVVAPQPVRATATRQKPVAAPSNGGLPPGWHVGPAPVTANAYSNPNEG; this comes from the coding sequence ATGGCATGGGTTGTTCTGGCGGGCGTGGCGGTGACGTCCTGCGGCGCCAACCATGATGTGAGCAAGGTCAGCACGACCAAGAAACGCAGCAAGGAATATTTTGCCGAATCCGCCTATGGCGTGAAGGCCAGCCCGCGTGTGGTGGAAAACGGTCCTGTGCCAAAAGGCGGCGGTCGCCGTCTGGTCGGGAACCCCTACGTGGTGGCAGGCAAGGTTTATAAGCCGCGCGAAAACCCCAATTATGAAGCTTCCGGGCTTGCTTCCTGGTACGGCTCCGCTTTCCATGGTCGCTACACCGCCAATGGCGAAGTCTATGACCAATATGGTATTTCCGCCGCCCATCCGACCATGCCATTGCCCAGCTATGCCCGCGTCACCAATCTCGATACCGGGAGTTCGGTTATTGTTCGCGTCAATGACCGTGGCCCGTTTCACGCCAATCGCCTGATCGACCTTTCCGACAAGGCCGCCGAACTCCTAGACGTCAAGGGTCACGGCACGGCCCATGTGAAGGTCAAATATGTCGGCCCAGCCGATATGACCGGCCATGACATGCCCTATCTGATGGCGTCTTATGTCCGCAAGGGCCAGCGCGTTCCCGGCGTCGATCCCTTCGGTGGAGGTCAGATCGCCAGTGGTGTGATGGTGGCGTCGAATGCGCCGCAGCAGAATTTCTTCGGTCGTTTCGCAGGCCCGGCCAGTGCCTCTGCACCGCAGCCGAAAACTGCAAAACCGGTTATTGCGTCGGCGCCAGCCTCGGCTTACGGCAGCAACTCCTATCCGGCTTCCGCCAGTGCCAATGCACCGCGCCCGGTCCAGCGTCAGCCGGTCGCCGTATCGCGGCCAGAGCCGACCCGCGTTGAACCTGCACGCGTAGAACAGACCCGCGAATGGCAGGCTCCGGCCATCGCCTCCGCCGAGCCGATGCCGCAGCCGCGCAATGCTGCCAGCACCGGCGTTGCTCGCCGGGAGATGGCGCCTGTGGTCGCACCGCAGCCGGTTCGGGCTACCGCAACCCGTCAAAAGCCCGTGGCTGCACCGTCCAATGGCGGCCTGCCGCCCGGCTGGCATGTTGGCCCGGCTCCGGTAACAGCCAATGCCTATTCCAATCCCAATGAAGGTTGA
- a CDS encoding SDR family oxidoreductase, with product MSAEKVAVVTAGGSGMGAECARRLAADGYKVAILSSSGKGEALAGELGGIGVTGSNQSNDDLARLIATSMDTWGRIDVLVNSAGHGPRAQIIEITDEQWHMGMDVYLMNVVRPVRLVTPIMQAQKSGAIINISTAWAFEPSSMFPTSAVFRAGLAAYTKIFADTYAADNIRMNNVLPGWIDSLPATEERRDAVPMKRYGTSAEIAATVSFLASEGAGYITGQNLKVDGGLTRSV from the coding sequence ATGTCCGCAGAGAAAGTTGCTGTTGTTACGGCTGGTGGAAGCGGCATGGGAGCAGAATGCGCCAGACGTCTTGCTGCCGATGGCTACAAGGTCGCCATCCTGTCATCTTCCGGCAAGGGCGAGGCACTGGCAGGGGAACTTGGTGGTATTGGCGTAACAGGGTCCAATCAATCCAATGACGATCTGGCGCGTCTGATCGCTACCAGCATGGACACCTGGGGTCGGATCGATGTGCTGGTCAACAGCGCCGGTCACGGTCCGCGCGCCCAGATCATTGAGATCACTGACGAGCAATGGCATATGGGCATGGACGTTTATCTGATGAACGTCGTTCGTCCTGTCCGTCTCGTCACACCGATCATGCAGGCGCAAAAATCGGGCGCCATCATCAATATTTCCACCGCCTGGGCGTTTGAGCCCTCTTCGATGTTTCCGACCTCGGCGGTATTTCGCGCCGGTCTTGCCGCCTATACGAAGATTTTTGCGGATACCTATGCTGCTGACAATATTCGCATGAACAATGTTCTGCCGGGCTGGATCGACAGCCTGCCCGCGACCGAAGAGCGCCGGGATGCTGTTCCGATGAAGCGATATGGCACAAGTGCCGAGATCGCCGCGACCGTCTCCTTCCTGGCATCCGAAGGTGCGGGCTATATCACCGGCCAAAATCTCAAAGTGGATGGTGGACTGACCCGGTCGGTATAA
- a CDS encoding ferredoxin--NADP reductase, translated as MNAPAKTDNAELIVPEGVYAETVLSVTHYTDHLFRFRMTRPAGFRFRSGEFAMIGLMVEGKPLYRAYSIASPSWDEELEFFSIKVPNGPLTQHLQRIQPGDRVLMRKKPTGTLVLDALTPGKRLYMFSTGTGIAPFASLIRDPETYEKFEEVILTHTCRDVAELKYGFDLISEIKADEMLSEIVGDKLKHYATATREDYPFMGRITDLIESGKLFTDLGVPALDPAIDRGMICGSTAMLKDTKALLEKAGLTEGANNKPAEFVIERAFVG; from the coding sequence ATGAATGCTCCTGCAAAGACCGACAATGCCGAACTGATCGTCCCGGAAGGCGTCTATGCCGAAACGGTGCTGAGCGTGACGCATTATACCGACCACCTGTTTCGCTTCCGGATGACCCGGCCTGCCGGTTTTCGCTTCCGGTCGGGCGAGTTCGCGATGATCGGCCTGATGGTGGAGGGCAAGCCGCTCTACCGCGCCTATTCCATCGCCAGCCCGTCCTGGGATGAGGAACTGGAATTCTTCTCGATCAAGGTGCCGAACGGCCCGCTGACCCAGCATTTGCAGCGGATTCAGCCGGGGGACCGGGTGCTGATGCGCAAGAAGCCGACCGGCACCCTGGTTCTGGACGCGCTGACGCCCGGCAAGCGGCTTTATATGTTTTCGACTGGCACCGGCATTGCACCCTTCGCCAGCCTGATCCGCGATCCGGAAACCTATGAGAAGTTCGAGGAAGTCATCCTCACGCATACCTGCCGCGATGTCGCCGAGCTGAAATATGGGTTCGACCTGATTTCCGAAATCAAGGCCGATGAGATGCTGAGCGAAATCGTCGGCGACAAGCTGAAGCATTACGCCACCGCCACCCGCGAAGACTATCCCTTCATGGGCCGGATCACCGACCTTATCGAAAGCGGCAAACTGTTTACCGACCTCGGCGTCCCGGCGCTGGACCCGGCCATTGACCGTGGAATGATCTGCGGCTCGACAGCAATGTTGAAGGACACCAAGGCGCTGCTGGAAAAGGCCGGGCTGACAGAAGGTGCGAACAATAAGCCAGCCGAATTCGTCATCGAGCGGGCATTCGTCGGCTGA
- a CDS encoding DUF934 domain-containing protein: MTRIWTETGFAAQDIWLEETEEVKAAEGQKVLLPLDAFIAAAEDSNAVDLGVVIAPADDVMKLKPHLDRIAIIAVKFPAYNDGRGFSHASLLRDRLGYQGELRAVGDVLIDQVPLMLRTGFDSFAVTNAVAVKRLEEGRLPGIANHYQPTARPAAEVGGYSWRRRSAS; the protein is encoded by the coding sequence ATGACCCGTATCTGGACCGAAACCGGTTTCGCCGCGCAGGACATCTGGCTGGAGGAGACCGAAGAGGTGAAAGCGGCTGAGGGGCAGAAAGTACTTCTGCCGCTGGACGCCTTTATCGCTGCGGCTGAAGACAGCAATGCCGTCGATCTCGGCGTGGTGATCGCGCCAGCCGATGACGTGATGAAGCTGAAACCCCATCTCGATCGCATCGCCATCATTGCCGTGAAGTTTCCGGCCTATAACGATGGCCGTGGCTTCAGCCACGCCTCGCTGCTGCGCGACAGGCTTGGTTATCAGGGCGAATTGCGGGCGGTGGGCGACGTGCTGATCGATCAGGTGCCGCTGATGCTGCGCACCGGCTTCGACAGCTTTGCCGTGACCAATGCGGTGGCGGTGAAACGGCTGGAAGAGGGGCGTCTGCCGGGGATTGCCAATCACTATCAGCCAACCGCCCGGCCAGCCGCTGAGGTTGGTGGTTATAGCTGGCGCCGCCGGTCTGCGTCTTGA